From one Rosa rugosa chromosome 4, drRosRugo1.1, whole genome shotgun sequence genomic stretch:
- the LOC133744155 gene encoding uncharacterized protein LOC133744155, with product MPGNEVGDRVHNFFGQENLSQGQRHPQATDGNWPGLSNNLWVGNQRQVGSPVNSSLKSYNIQPVADSERGHGSPSLHVPHGLNFMQSNLRPEFGRVQYQSQQPTANGYMHGHQMFQTRQNEANFLGVDTESDKQNLTSRGLSTPESRGSGPEHAKKNSARLETSESPVGFDFFGGQQQMSGQHLSMMQSSPRQQQPRISDMQLQRQAMFTQMQEFQRQQQLQQLERQQLVLANQASSIAKQAAGNHSPTLMNGVTINEASNNQWPPNVVAGNTNWLQRGASPVMQGGSSGHVLSHEQAQALRLMGFVPQQADQSLYGVPISSSSGTPGSYPHFQMDKPAMQQISVSRNSFPGNQYAAFSGPVSMQEGSLASRQDFQGKSMVGPTAAQSLSSGFNLETLHRVNPQQRNEPMEEFQGRQELVGLLEPSPEKAFGQVAPSQGVATLDPTEEKILFGSDDNLWDAFGRSANVGMGGSSMLDGADIFGGLSSVQSGTWSALMQSAVAETSSVDGGIQEEWCGPSFRNPEPPVGTQQPSSVGDTNKQQSGWAGNNLHSLSDLNSRPSSHFADANRPSISGSFSSIQGFQQSGSKTVHERGDVFQTDSSHRFISQSPEQGSKWLDHNPPPQPPADGSHDNYGTISHLSGREINANSISGSWNRQERSSSHNNDNQPNNMSNGWNFTESVSTDGGNNLKNHGNQILSRSAEGGDLKRGMHEEISCAAGMWKTDSAPNSNVEVAHPKYASPQISREGSSINNAPKSNSSAGRAYQEGQQHLANSHDFWTPVDSLVNSKGGEALGKNQHHLDKNHLILESSGNNCLDKGVVEMHDMENNNTKENSSDTFYHNAYHHASTGSMNENVVSDAGDSRTLPGSKQHSSGNAGRKPSATRKFQYHPMGDVGVKVEPSSGRKHVTHSQAMTQQVSRGFKSHEQGSFGQSKFMGHTDRSSMEIEKFNIRGSDEPPSKSMLPGYAPSTSTPFDRSTGNNNTSKKAAQPSSQHMLELLHKVDQPREHGNATHFSPSDHNTSSEMPEVETSDGSVGHIQRNQSSVSQGFGLQLAPPSQRIPLADHALSSQSSSQAVLGSGRVHSEMGEKGHTWLASTASVQSLPSSHEASQGELRNSLPGSSGQTGNKALAPQYHIHGGLSASSEYGFPHSRSQRENQHMTAASGQVTASQSVNIPFDRLAFRPQQLGESFERAQTSQSPLTDKSESASQDNLTSAEASLVNIADQSRSRVAAPKIPESDAEPSVTSGMSHQGAVPKVLTNVWTSVPFQQPLVSAEPSKASSQLFKSQLQTNNHLVKNFHGSPKLNEQDTRERGNGFSAFGVYSSNLQSSGPKEQPSKQNTGQQVSPENIQTAQKTNVSQGKESTANNYIEASASNSAATQRDIEAFGRSLKPNISSHQSYSLLNQVQAMKSTEIDGSDHSVKRLRGPDSGAETQQVSPQGGPQLSYGYNTMLRDSSADHTPVPSGDSKMLSFASKLGDTRLSNASGQDMYAFSRKNSQNFSSGSNASSLRGEQSQVSPQMAPSWFDQYGTFKNGQILPMHDTLRATLKSMEQPSIAGKPGDLHAREQMEEPLATSDASTIPQSSALKPISSEQLTSPHLLHPDATDESLTVERPKKRKSATSELSPWHKELTKVSQRLLNMRAADVEWAQATNRLAEKVEDESEMIEDRPPMFRSKKRLILTTQLVQQLLRPPPSAVLSADASSSFESVAYFASRLSLGDACSAIAFSRNDIQTPSPPDRANHLPEKLKTPERVHRYFPKVVEDFVEKARKLENDLLRLDKRTSILDLRVDSQDLEKFSVINRFAKFHGRAQGDGAEASSSSDIPANAQRTCPQKYVTALPVPRNLPDRVQCLSL from the exons ATGCCTGGAAACGAAGTTGGAGACAGGGTCCACAATTTCTTTGGCCAAGAGAACTTGTCACAGGGTCAGCGTCATCCGCAGGCCACTGACGGGAACTGGCCTGGTCTAAGTAACAATTTGTGGGTTGGGAACCAGAGACAAGTTGGATCTCCTGTTAACTCAAGTTTAAAGAGTTACAATATACAACCAG TAGCAGATTCTGAGAGAGGGCATGGGAGTCCGTCTTTGCATGTGCCTCATGGTTTGAATTTTATGCAATCAAATTTGAGGCCGGAGTTTGGCAGAGTTCAGTATCAAAGTCAGCAGCCAACTGCAAATGGCTATATGCATGGGCATCAGATGTTCCAGACAAGGCAGAATGAAGCTAACTTTTTGGGAGTGGATACAGAGTCTGATAAGCAAAATTTAACATCTAGAGGCTTGTCTACACCTGAATCACGAGGAAGTGGTCCTGAACATGCTAAAAAGAATTCAGCGAGATTGGAAACTTCAGAATCTCctgttggttttgatttttttggtgGTCAACAGCAAATGAGTGGTCAGCATCTCAGCATGATGCAGTCTTCGCCAAGGCAACAGCAACCACGTATTAGTGACATGCAGCTACAAAGACAGGCAATGTTCACACAAATGCAAGAATTTCAAAGGCAGCAACAACTTCAACAACTAGAAAGGCAACAGCTGGTTTTGGCAAATCAAGCTTCCTCCATTGCAAAACAGGCTGCTGGTAACCACTCACCAACCCTGATGAATGGTGTCACAATCAACGAGGCATCCAACAATCAATGGCCACCTAATGTTGTGGCAGGCAACACAAACTGGCTGCAGCGTGGTGCTTCCCCTGTTATGCAGGGGGGATCTAGTGGACATGTATTGTCCCATGAACAAGCCCAGGCACTGCGCTTGATGGGCTTTGTCCCTCAACAGGCTGATCAATCTCTATATGGTGTTCCAATTTCTAGCTCAAGTGGAACACCAGGTTCATATCCTCATTTTCAAATGGATAAACCGGCAATGCAGCAGATATCGGTCAGTCGTAATTCATTTCCAGGTAATCAGTATGCTGCATTTTCAGGTCCAGTTAGCATGCAAGAGGGATCTCTGGCTTCTAGACAGGATTTTCAAGGGAAAAGTATGGTTGGGCCTACTGCTGCTCAAAGTTTGAGCAGTGGGTTCAATTTGGAAACATTGCATCGAGTAAATCCCCAACAAAGAAATGAACCCATGGAGGAATTCCAAGGGAGGCAAGAACTAGTTGGATTGTTAGAACCATCACCAGAGAAAGCATTTGGGCAGGTTGCACCCTCACAGGGTGTGGCTACCCTAGATCCAACTGaagaaaagattttgtttgGTTCAGATGATAATCTTTGGGATGCCTTTGGGAGGAGCGCCAATGTGGGAATGGGAGGTTCTAGTATGCTGGATGGTGCAGATATTTTTGGTGGACTTTCTTCTGTACAAAGTGGAACATGGAGTGCTCTTATGCAGTCTGCTGTTGCAGAAACTTCTAGTGTTGATGGAGGGATACAGGAAGAGTGGTGTGGTCCTAGTTTTCGAAATCCAGAACCTCCAGTTGGGACTCAGCAGCCCTCAAGTGTCGGTGATACTAACAAACAACAATCTGGTTGGGCTGGTAACAACTTGCATTCATTGTCTGACTTGAATTCTAGACCCTCCTCACACTTTGCTGATGCCAATAGGCCCAGTATCAGTGGTAGTTTTTCTAGTATTCAGGGATTTCAGCAATCAGGATCTAAAACTGTGCATGAAAGAGGAGACGTTTTTCAGACTGATTCTTCTCACAGGTTTATTTCACAGAGTCCTGAACAAGGAAGTAAATGGTTGGATCACAACCCTCCACCACAGCCACCCGCAGACGGTAGTCATGACAACTATGGAACCATTAGTCATTTGTCAGGTAGAGAGATAAATGCAAATAGCATTTCAGGTTCTTGGAACCGTCAAGAAAGAAGTTCTTCGCATAATAATGATAACCAGCCAAACAATATGTCAAATGGGTGGAATTTTACTGAATCTGTGTCAACAGATGGGGGTAATAATCTGAAAAATCATGGGAATCAAATCTTATCAAGATCTGCTGAAGGTGGTGATCTGAAGAGAGGCATGCATGAGGAAATAAGCTGTGCTGCTGGTATGTGGAAGACTGATTCTGCTCCAAACTCAAATGTTGAAGTGGCACATCCAAAATATGCAAGCCCGCAAATCAGTAGAGAGGGTTCAAGTATAAACAACGCTCCTAAATCAAATTCCAGCGCTGGAAGAGCCTACCAAGAAGGCCAGCAACATCTTGCAAACAGTCACGATTTCTGGACACCTGTTGATTCTTTAGTGAACTCTAAAGGAGGAGAGGCTCTGGGAAAAAATCAGCATCATCTGGACAAGAACCACCTGATTTTGGAGTCATCCGGGAACAATTGCTTAGACAAAGGAGTAGTTGAAATGCATGATATGGAGAACAACAATACAAAAGAGAATTCTAGTGATACTTTTTACCATAATGCATATCACCATGCTTCCACTGGGAGTATGAATGAAAATGTCGTCTCAGATGCTGGTGATTCACGTACTTTACCTGGAAGCAAACAACACTCATCTGGCAATGCTGGTCGCAAGCCCTCTGCAACTCGCAAGTTTCAGTATCATCCGATGGGGGATGTTGGTGTTAAAGTGGAACCTTCATCTGGAAGAAAACACGTGACACATTCACAAGCTATGACCCAGCAGGTCTCTCGAGGATTCAAAAGTCATGAACAAGGGAGTTTTGGGCAGTCAAAATTTATGGGTCACACTGATAGAAGTTCTATGGAAATTGAAAAG TTTAACATAAGAGGTTCGGATGAGCCACCTTCAAAAAGCATGCTTCCAGGTTATGCCCCAAGTACGTCTACTCCCTTTGACAGATCTACTGGTAATAATAACACCTCAAAAAAGGCTGCACAACCATCAAG TCAACATATGCTTGAGCTTCTTCACAAGGTGGACCAACCAAGGGAGCATGGTAATGCTACTCACTTCAGCCCTTCTGATCACAACACGTCATCTGAGATGCCTGAAGTGGAAACTTCTGATGGATCTGTAGGTCACATTCAAAGAAATCAATCATCTGTCTCTCAAGGTTTTGGTTTACAGCTGGCTCCTCCATCTCAACGGATTCCACTTGCAGACCATGCCCTGTCTTCTCAGAGTTCCTCACAAGCAGTTCTGGGTTCAGGTCGTGTCCATTCTGAGATGGGAGAAAAAGGTCATACGTGGTTGGCCTCAACAGCATCTGTTCAGTCCTTGCCATCCTCTCATGAAGCATCTCAAGGGGAATTAAGAAATAGTCTCCCTGGTAGCTCAGGGCAAACAGGGAATAAGGCCCTGGCCCCACAATACCATATTCATGGAGGTTTATCTGCATCTTCCGAATATGGTTTTCCTCATTCAAGAAGTCAACGAGAAAATCAGCACATGACTGCTGCAAGTGGCCAAGTAACTGCAAGCCAGTCTGTTAATATACCTTTTGATAGGCTTGCATTTCGTCCGCAACAGTTGGGTGAATCTTTTGAGAGAGCTCAAACTAGTCAATCTCCTCTGACAGATAAATCTGAAAGTGCTTCACAGGATAACCTTACTTCTGCAGAGGCATCACTCGTGAATATTGCTGACCAGTCCCGTTCAAGAGTTGCTGCCCCAAAAATCCCAGAATCAGATGCCGAGCCTTCTGTTACGTCTGGTATGTCCCATCAAGGTGCAGTTCCTAAAGTCTTGACCAATGTGTGGACCAGCGTTCCATTTCAGCAACCTCTAGTAAGTGCTGAACCTTCCAAGGCTTCATCTCAGTTGTTTAAATCCCAGCTTCAAACAAATAATCATTTGGTAAAAAATTTCCATGGTTCACCAAAGCTCAATGAGCAAGATACCCGGGAAAGAGGGAATGGCTTCTCTGCATTTGGTGTATATAGTTCAAACTTGCAAAGCTCTGGTCCAAAAGAGCAGCCATCCAAACAAAACACCGGGCAACAAGTATCACCGGAGAACATTCAGACTGCCCAAAAGACCAATGTATCACAAGGAAAAGAATCCACTGCAAATAATTATATTGAGGCATCTGCTTCAAACTCTGCTGCTACCCAGAGAGATATTGAAGCTTTCGGCCGTTCTTTAAAGCCAAATATCAGTTCCCATCAAAGTTATTCCCTGCTGAACCAAGTACAGGCTATGAAAAGTACAGAGATTGATGGAAGTGATCATAGTGTGAAGAGATTGAGAGGTCCAGATTCTGGTGCAGAGACTCAGCAGGTGAGTCCCCAGGGAGGACCGCAATTATCTTATGGATATAATACTATGTTAAGGGATTCATCAGCTGATCATACCCCAGTACCTTCCGGAGATTCTAAAATGCTGAGCTTTGCATCCAAACTTGGGGATACTCGACTTTCAAATGCATCTGGTCAGGATATGTATGCATTTAGCCGGAAGAATTCTCAGAATTTCTCTAGTGGTAGTAATGCATCTTCTCTTAGAGGTGAACAGTCTCAAGTTAGTCCGCAAATGGCGCCATCCTGGTTTGACCAATATGGAACCTTTAAAAATGGGCAAATATTGCCAATGCATGATACACTTAGAGCCACTTTGAAGTCTATGGAGCAACCTTCCATTGCTGGAAAGCCAGGTGATCTGCATGCTCGTGAACAGATGGAGGAACCCCTTGCTACTTCTGATGCTAGTACTATCCCACAGAGTTCAGCTCTGAAACCTATTTCCAGTGAGCAACTAACATCCCCTCATTTACTGCATCCTGATGCAACTGATGAAAGTTTAACTGTTGAGAGACCAAAGAAGCGTAAAAGTGCTACATCTGAACTTTCACCTTGGCATAAAGAGCTGACCAAGGTTTCCCAAAGGCTTCTAAATATGAG AGCGGCAGATGTAGAGTGGGCTCAAGCAACGAACCGACTGGCGGAGAAG GTGGAAGATGAAAGTGAAATGATTGAAGATAGACCACCGATGTTTAGGTCCAAAAAGAGGCTTATCTTGACAACACAGCTTGTGCAACAATTGCTTCGGCCTCCTCCTTCAGCAGTTCTCTCTGCAGATGCAAGCTCTTCCTTTGAGAGTGTAGCTTATTTTGCTTCTAGACTATCACTAGGTGATGCCTGCAGTGCAATCGCCTTCTCTAGAAATGATATTCAGACCCCATCACCTCCTGACCGTGCAAACCA TTTGCCTGAGAAGCTTAAAACACCTGAGAGAGTTCATCGGTACTTCCCAAAAGTTGTGGAAGACTTTGTTGAAAAAGCAAGGAAGCTGGAAAATGATCTGTTGAG ACTGGACAAGAGAACCTCCATCTTAGACTTGAGAGTGGACAGCCAGGATCTGGAGAAGTTTTCTGTCATCAATCGTTTTGCTAAGTTCCATGGGCGGGCACAAGGTGATGGGGCTGAGGCCTCCTCATCATCCGATATTCCTGCGAATGCTCAAAGAACCTGCCCCCAGAAATATGTTACTGCACTTCCAGTGCCTAGAAATCTGCCAGACAGGGTACAATGTCTTTCACTTTGA
- the LOC133744078 gene encoding uncharacterized protein LOC133744078, with protein sequence MEALSPATPYTPKSTNPNPQTPTQSPSPLAASSARLWRPTAQRNLRNQWSKLASLRQQWESASSRGRASATSLVNSYVSIKYMPSRELGVLSDMPDILKKASQKLLKQQELHRSKLLSSYKDMVSVVTNMVKTSRSMRCFVKGSSNSPLLQFSGYSECNNDPGDGGGIPVFTFWSISCFEKVAEELVHMLILELNLKRLLVVDLLSVSCKVPMANGLHWSEELYPGEFGDLSMCNLLSEETCKPVYPRLHGQKSDKPTIRRNQQPDHDVLQVYLTTWLIEVNIDTHRVDEIFAEVGEEIHCRLS encoded by the exons ATGGAAGCTCTAAGCCCAGCAACCCCTTACACTCCGAAATCGACGAACCCGAATCCCCAGACTCCGACCCAAAGCCCATCACCATTAGCAGCGTCGTCTGCTCGGCTGTGGAGGCCCACCGCGCAGCGCAACCTGAGAAACCAATGGTCCAAGTTAGCTTCTTTAAGACAACAATGGGAGTCTGCTTCTTCTAGGGGAAGAGCATCCGCCACGTCGCTCGTAAACTCCTACGTTTCCATCAA GTACATGCCTTCAAGGGAGTTGGGGGTTCTCAGCGACATGCCGGATATACTAAAGAAAGCTTCACAGAAATTGCTTAAGCAGCAG GAACTTCATCGGAGCAAGCTTTTATCATCATACAAGGACATG GTGTCTGTTGTAACTAATATGGTCAAAACTAGTAGATCCATGAGATGCTTTGTCAAAGGGTCGAGCAATAGTCCACTTTTACAATTTTCTGGCTATTCCGAATGTAATAATGACCCTGGAGATGGTGGTGGGATTCCAGTCTTCACATTTTGGTCGATCTCTTGCTTCG AGAAAGTGGCGGAGGAGCTTGTCCATATGCTTATATTGGAACTAAATTTGAAG CGTTTGCTTGTGGTGGACTTACTGTCAGTTAGTTGCAAAGTTCCAATGGCTAACGGTTTGCATTGGTCTGAAGAGCTTTATCCAGGAGAATTTGGTGATTTGAGTATGTGCAACTTATTATCTGAGGAAACTTGTAAACCAGTCTATCCAAGATTGCATGGTCAGAAATCTGATAAGCCAACTATTCGACGTAATCAGCAGCCAGATCATGATGTTTTGCAG GTTTATCTAACAACATGGCTCATAGAGGTGAACATTGATACTCACAG GGTGGATGAAATATTTGCTGAAGTTGGGGAGGAAATACATTGTAGACTTTCATGA